ACCGCCTCGACATCCAGCCCCAGCGCCCGCCCTTCGGCGGCGATCGTTTCCGCGGCATGCCGGTTGCGACCCCAGACGCGGTACTTCTTGATCGGCCGGGTCGTGCCGTGAGCAAGTATCAGGTTGAGCGACAGTCGACCGGTCCCGCAGACGAGCATCTCCTCCGCATCGGCACGGGCGAGATAACGGGCCGCCAGCGCCGATGCTGCCGCCGTCCGCCGCGCAGTCAGTTCGCCACCGTCGATCGCAGACAGCATCTCGCCGGTAGCGCCGGAGGAAAGAAGATAGGTTCCGAAGATCGCCGGCAGGCCGCGCCGCATGTTGCCAGGAAAGACCGAGACGGTCTTCACCCCGGCATAATGTCCGGGAAGCCAGGCCGGCATCAGAAGCAGTGTAGCGCTCTCTTCACCCGGCACCTCCATCTCATGGTGGTGGCGCACCGGCATCACGCATTCGCTCTGGAACATGCGGGCAATCGCCTCGATCAGTTCCGGCCAGGGCAGGGCCGCGCGCGTCTGTTCTTCATCGAGGACAAGCATTCTTCACTCCGCCGGATATTCTATCGCCGCCAAATTAGCGACTGAGGCGCGTTATAGGCAAGCACCTGGAATTCAACATCAGGCTTCCCATATCAACCTTGTCTCCCTCGCCGAAGCCGTTCTTCAGGATTTGGCGAAAACGAATCTCAAAAACCACCCATTGGGGCGGCGGATTTCGTCTATTTTTGCGACTGTCGCTAAAAGCCCTTCATTTTCAGCCTGTTACAAAATTGTCAAAAAACTTTCGGCATGGCTGTTGACTGTTTGGGAGGGTTAGTTCTATAAGCCCACTCACTGAACGAGGGCGGCGGCGCTGCTGGCGACGAAGTCTTTCGTTCTAAAGAAACTCAAGCGGATTGGCGATTGCTGGTTTGTGTTCTGGGCGCGAGTTTGGAGCGGGTTTTGGTGACGGCTAAGGGTCGTCGGTTATTTGACAATTGAATATTGGAAGAAAGAGAAACGTGGGCGGCGGAGCTTGCGGGATCTGAGAGATTGGATCCTTTGAAAGAGACTTTGACGGTCACGTTTTATCAAGAGAAGTTACACTGGTTTTCGGAGATGAGGTTTAGGCTTTGTCTTCTGGAAAACAGGTGTGAAGTTCTCGTCGATTCAAAGAACGTGATTTAGTCGAGATTGAATTCTCAACATGAGAGTTTGATCCTGGCTCAGAACGAACGCTGGCGGCAGGCTTAACACATGCAAGTCGAGCGCCCCGCAAGGGGAGCGGCAGACGGGTGAGTAACGCGTGGGAATCTACCCTTGACTACGGAATAACGCAGGGAAACTTGTGCTAATACCGTATGTGTCCTTCGGGAGAAAGATTTATCGGTCAAGGATGAGCCCGCGTTGGATTAGCTAGTTGGTGGGGTAAAGGCCTACCAAGGCGACGATCCATAGCTGGTCTGAGAGGATGATCAGCCACATTGGGACTGAGACACGGCCCAAACTCCTACGGGAGGCAGCAGTGGGGAATATTGGACAATGGGCGCAAGCCTGATCCAGCCATGCCGCGTGAGTGATGAAGGCCCTAGGGTTGTAAAGCTCTTTCACCGGAGAAGATAATGACGGTATCCGGAGAAGAAGCCCCGGCTAACTTCGTGCCAGCAGCCGCGGTAATACGAAGGGGGCTAGCGTTGTTCGGAATTACTGGGCGTAAAGCGCACGTAGGCGGATCGATCAGTCAGGGGTGAAATCCCAGGGCTCAACCCTGGAACTGCCTTTGATACTGTCGATCTGGAGTATGGAAGAGGTGAGTGGAATTCCGAGTGTAGAGGTGAAATTCGTAGATATTCGGAGGAACACCAGTGGCGAAGGCGGCTCACTGGTCCATTACTGACGCTGAGGTGCGAAAGCGTGGGGAGCAAACAGGATTAGATACCCTGGTAGTCCACGCCGTAAACGATGAATGTTAGCCGTCGGGCAGTATACTGTTCGGTGGCGCAGCTAACGCATTAAACATTCCGCCTGGGGAGTACGGTCGCAAGATTAAAACTCAAAGGAATTGACGGGGGCCCGCACAAGCGGTGGAGCATGTGGTTTAATTCGAAGCAACGCGCAGAACCTTACCAGCCCTTGACATGCCCGGCTACTTGCAGAGATGCAAGGTTCCCTTCGGGGACCGGGACACAGGTGCTGCATGGCTGTCGTCAGCTCGTGTCGTGAGATGTTGGGTTAAGTCCCGCAACGAGCGCAACCCTCGCCCTTAGTTGCCAGCATTCAGTTGGGCACTCTAAGGGGACTGCCGGTGATAAGCCGAGAGGAAGGTGGGGATGACGTCAAGTCCTCATGGCCCTTACGGGCTGGGCTACACACGTGCTACAATGGTGGTGACAGTGGGCAGCGAGCACGCGAGTGTGAGCTAATCTCCAAAAGCCATCTCAGTTCGGATTGCACTCTGCAACTCGAGTGCATGAAGTTGGAATCGCTAGTAATCGCGGATCAGCATGCCGCGGTGAATACGTTCCCGGGCCTTGTACACACCGCCCGTCACACCATGGGAGTTGGTTTTACCCGAAGGTAGTGCGCTAACCGCAAGGAGGCAGCTAACCACGGTAGGGTCAGCGACTGGGGTGAAGTCGTAACAAGGTAGCCGTAGGGGAACCTGCGGCTGGATCACCTCCTTTCTAAGGAAGCTGTGGAACTGGTAAGACGACCGGCTGGATCTTTACGATCTCCCCGGTATGAACCTTCCCGTGCTTTTTAGAACATAGATGGCACCAGTCAGGTGACTATCGAAACGTAATACGCCGCGTAGACTTCGGTCACGACGGTATGGCGAGCTTTCGCCGTCCACGTTTCTCTTTCTTCAAAAGGATATCGAACCATGGGTTTGCGCTCACGCACGTACCGCCCTTCGGGCTGTGCTCCGCGGGGCGCCGGACGACCGGCGACGGCCTCTGGCCTGTATGGGCGAGCGCTCACAAGCTTGAAGTTCGGCGAGATGGGCCCGTAGCTCAGTTGGTTAGAGCACACGCTTGATAAGCGTGGGGTCGGAAGTTCAAGTCTTCCCGGGCCCACCATTTGCACCAGCAAATAAGGTTTGCTGTAGTGAATGGCGGTTAGTTTGGGTTTACCTGATCCTGACGGTTTGCTGTCAGGTGTTTGCGATGGTTGGGGCTGTAGCTCAGCTGGGAGAGCACCTGCTTTGCAAGCAGGGGGTCAGCGGTTCGATCCCGCTCAGCTCCACCAATTCGCTTGGTGTCGAGACTGAGAGATATCCTTTGAAGAAATAAAAGTTTGCATCGGCTTATGGCCTGATGCCTGTTCTGCATACATTGTGAAGAGAAGATTGATCTGGAGGCTTCCAGGTGTTGGGTTTTGCCCTTTTGGGTTTAACTCGGCGTCCGAGCCCAGTTCTGTTGATCCTATGGATGGCCTAGCCGGCCGGATATAGGGGAAGGACTGGAGTAGGTAGGAAGCTTGTCGCTCTGGGTCGTTGTTGTTTGCTTGATCTCTAGGGATGACGCATCTGACGGACGACTTGATTACCGTTGCCTGACCGCGCGGTATCGGATCCAATCTCGAGAAGCTGGTCTTAAGACAGGCTGCAAGTGGGCTGCTCGGCGTAGCTCCAATAAAGCAGACCTGTCGAACACGTCGATGGCATCATGAAATGATCCGGTTGTAAAAGGTAACCGGATTTTGGACTGACTGCACGGCAATCGCAAGGTTGTCCGGATGGTCAGATTTGGAACCCCTCTGAGCGCAAGCGAAGAGGATAGGAATTCCAAATCCAAATATGGATGAGCATTGGCAATGAGAACGATTAAGTGTCGTAAGGGCATTTGGTGGATGCCTTGGCATGCACAGGCGATGAAGGACGTGATACGCTGCGAAAAGCCGTGGGGAGCTGCGAATGAGCTTTGATCCATGGATCTCCGAATGGGGAAACCCACCTTAAATGCTTGGGAAATCGAGCGTGCCGTTGGCACGTTAGTGATTAGAAATTAGTGATGAGTGAGCAGTGAAAACTACTCACTATGGACTACCGACTAATTGCTGCGCGTCTCGACGCGCTCGGTTTCCAAGCATTGTGATAAGGTATCTACACCTGAATACATAGGGTGTAAGAAGCGAACGCAGGGAACTGAAACATCTAAGTACCTGCAGGAAAGGACATCAACCGAGACTCCGCAAGTAGTGGCGAGCGAACGCGGACCAGGCCAGTGGCAATTGTGATTAAAGTGGAACGCTCTGGAAAGTGCGGCCGTAGTGGGTGACAGCCCCGTACGCGTAGATATCATGATTGTCCTAGAGTAGGGCGGGACACGAGAAATCCTGTCTGAACATGGGGAGACCACTCTCCAAGCCTAAGTACTCGTGCATGACCGATAGCGAACAAGTACCGTGAGGGAAAGGTGAAAAGCACCCCGACAAGGGGAGTGAAATAGAACCTGAAACCGGATGCCTACAAACAGTCGGAGCCCGCAAGGGTGACGGCGTACCTTTTGTATAATGGGTCAACGACTTAGTGTAACGAGCAAGCTTAAGCCGGTAGGTGTAGGCGAAGCGAAAGCGAGTCTGAATAGGGCGTCATAGTTCGTTGCATTAGACCCGAAACCGAGTGATCTAGCCATGAGCAGGTTGAAGGTTGGGTAACACCAACTGGAGGACCGAACCCGCATCTGTTGCAATAGATTGGGATGACTTGTGGCTAGGGGTGAAAGGCCAATCAAACTCGGAAATAGCTGGTTCTCCGCGAAATCTATTTAGGTAGAGCGTCGAGCGAATACCCCCGGGGGTAGAGCACTGGATGGGCTATGGGGACTCACCGTCTTACTGATCCTAACCAAACTCCGAATACCGGGGAGTACTACTCGGCAGACACACGGCGGGTGCTAACGTCCGTCGTGAAAAGGGCAACAACCCTAACCTCCAGCTAAGGTCCCCAAGTCATGGCTAAGTGGGAAAGGATGTGAGGATCCCAAAACAACCAGGATGTTGGCTTAGAAGCAGCCATCATTTAAAGAAAGCGTAACAGCTCACTGGTCTAAATAAGGGTCTTTGCGCCGAAAATGTAACGGGGCTGAAGCCATGCACCGAAGCTGAGGATGTGTAGCAATACACGTGGTAGCGGAGCGTTCCGTAAGCTGATGAAGGGAGACCCGTGAGGGCTCCTGGAGGTATCGGAAGTGCGAATGTTGACATGAGTAACGATAAAGAGGGTGAGAGACCCTCTCGCCGAAAGACCAAGGGTTCCTGCTTAAAGTTAATCTGAGCAGGGTTAGCCGGCCCCTAAGGCGAGGCAGAAATGCGTAGTCGATGGGAACCACGTTAATATTCGTGGGCCTGGTGGTAGTGACGGATTGCACAAGTTGTTCATTCTAATTGGATTGGATGGGCAGCGGAGCGGTTCCAGGAAATAGCTCCACCGTATAGACCGTACCCGAAACCGACACAGGTGGTCAGGTAGAGTATACCAAGGCGCTTGAGAGAACTATGTTGAAGGAACTCGGCAAATTGCACGCGTAACTTCGGAAGAAGCGTGACCCCATTCTACGCAAGTATGATGGGGTGGCACAGACCAGGGGGTAGCGACTGTTTATCAAAAACACAGGGCTCTGCGAAGTCGCAAGACGACGTATAGGGTCTGACGCCTGCCCGGTGCTGGAAGGTTAAGAGGAGAGGTGCAAGCTTTGAATCGAAGCCCCAGTAAACGGCGGCCGTAACTATAACGGTCCTAAGGTAGCGAAATTCCTTGTCGGGTAAGTTCCGACCTGCACGAATGGCGTAACGACTTCCCCGCTGTCTCCAACATAGACTCAGTGAAATTGAATTCCCCGTGAAGATGCGGGGTTCCTGCGGTCAGACGGAAAGACCCCGTGCACCTTTACTATAGCTTTACACTGGCATTCGTGTCGGCATGTGTAGGATAGGTGGTAGGCTTTGAAGCGGGGACGCCAGTTTCCGTGGAGCCATCCTTGAAATACCACCCTTATCGTCATGGATGTCTAACCGCGGCCCGTTATCCGGGTCCGGGACAGTGTATGGTGGGTAGTTTGACTGGGGCGGTCGCCTCCGAAAG
This Rhizobium sp. NZLR1 DNA region includes the following protein-coding sequences:
- a CDS encoding ornithine cyclodeaminase family protein, which codes for MLVLDEEQTRAALPWPELIEAIARMFQSECVMPVRHHHEMEVPGEESATLLLMPAWLPGHYAGVKTVSVFPGNMRRGLPAIFGTYLLSSGATGEMLSAIDGGELTARRTAAASALAARYLARADAEEMLVCGTGRLSLNLILAHGTTRPIKKYRVWGRNRHAAETIAAEGRALGLDVEAVADVEAAARTADIISCATLSSEPLISGEWLKPGAHLDLVGAFKPNMRESDDEAIRRASVYVDTRAGAVSEAGDIVQPLKSGVLRESDIRAELAELVSGAHGGRSHGEEITLFKSVGAALEDLAGAILAYETVTGRK